The genomic interval GTTAGTGTTGAAGTTTTAAACTTCCTTTATATTTTGGTGGACAAAAGACGAACAAGAGATCTTCAAGAAATTATCAAGGAATTTAGCAAAATGGCGGATGCTTCTAAAAATATGGTGGAAGCTGTGGCTATTACTGCCTTCCCATTGGAGCAGGAAACCCTGTTAAAACTACAGGTACAGCTTTCAATGGCCTCTGGCAAAAACGTTAAACTAAACAATAAAGTAGAAGAAGAAGTCATTGGTGGTGTCCTCATAAAAATGGGGGACAAGGTCATTGATGGCACACTGAAAAATCGACTTGGGCAGATGAAGCAGCAGTTGTCGCAAGTTATATTATAGGAATAGGGGTGATATCACATGAATCTCAGACCTGAAGAGATTAGCTCAGTGATTAAAGAGCAGATTAAAAGGTATGAAAACAAGCTTGAGATGAAGGACGTTGGAACTGTTATTCAGGTTGGTGATGGGATAGCAAGAATTCATGGTCTGGAAAAATGTATGGCTGGTGAGCTTTTACAATTTCCAGGTGATGTCTACGGTATGACCTTGAACCTAGAGGAGGACAACGTAGGATGCGTACTTTTAGGTTCAGATGATACGATTAAAGAAGGAGACATCGTAAAACGTACTGAAAGAATCGTAGAGGTTCCAGTAGGAGATGCTCTTTTAGGACGTGTTGTAAATGCATTAGGTCAGCCTATAGATGGCAAGGGTCCCATTAACACCGATAAATATAGAGAAATTGAAAGGGTTGCTCCAGGGATTATCGCTAGAAAATCCGTACATGAGCCCCTGCAAACAGGAATAAAAGCTATTGACTCCATGATTCCTATTGGAAGGGGTCAAAGGGAGCTTATTATCGGAGATAGACAGACTGGAAAGACTGCTATCGCCATAGATACCATTATTAATCAAAAAAATACAGATGTTATTTGTATTTATGTAGCCATTGGTCAGAAAAAATCTACTGTGGCACAAATTCAAGATACTCTTGAGAAAAATGGTGCCATGGATTATACCATCGTTGTGTCAGCCACCGCCAGTGAACTGGCACCGTTGCAATATATTGCCCCCTATGCTGGATGCGCTATGGGAGAAGAGTTTATGGATAATGGAAAGCACGTTTTGATTATCTATGATGATTTATCAAAGCATGCTGTTGCTTATCGTGCCATGTCCTTGCTATTAAGACGTCCACCAGGACGGGAGGCTTATCCTGGAGATGTATTCTATCTTCATAGTAGATTATTGGAGAGGGCGGCTAAGCTAAGCGATGAAAGGGGAGCAGGTTCTCTAACAGCGCTACCTCTTATAGAAACCCAAGCGGGAGACGTTTCTGCCTATATCCCAACCAATGTTATCTCCATTACTGATGGACAGATTTTCCTAGAGTCAGAGTTATTCCACTCAGGGGTTCGTCCAGCGGTAAATGCTGGGATTTCTGTATCAAGGGTTGGGGGTAGTGCCCAAATCAAGGCTATGAAAAAGGTTGCAGGAAAGCTTCGTCTTGAATTGGCTCAATATAGGGAATTGGCGGCCTTTGCTCAATTTGGTTCTGAGCTGGATAAAGAAACCCAAGCAAGATTGGCCCAAGGGGAAAGAATTGTTGAGGTTTTAAAACAGCCCCAATATCAACCTGTACCAGTAGAAAACCAAGTTATGATTATCTATGCTGTTACCAATAAATATCTTGCTGATATTGAAGTGGAACAGGTAGGGGAGTTTGAAGAAGAATTCATAAAGTTTGTCAATACACAATATGCTGAGATAGGTAGAACGATTGTAGAGACTGGTAAGCTTGAAGGGGAAACGGAAGAACAGCTAAAGACAGCCCTAGAGGAGTTCAAAAAGAAGTTTAAAGCCCAGTAATCGGGAGGTGATACATTGGCTGGATTAGGAATGCGGGATATAAAAAGACGTATTAAAAGTGTAAACAGTACAAAACAAATTACAAAGGCAATGGAGCTGG from Natronincola ferrireducens carries:
- a CDS encoding F0F1 ATP synthase subunit delta; the protein is MAELVAKRYAGALFEVAQEDNNLQPVREEMDFIGECLKENKDFEKLLNTPLIKSSEKKEVLTNIFKDKVSVEVLNFLYILVDKRRTRDLQEIIKEFSKMADASKNMVEAVAITAFPLEQETLLKLQVQLSMASGKNVKLNNKVEEEVIGGVLIKMGDKVIDGTLKNRLGQMKQQLSQVIL
- the atpA gene encoding F0F1 ATP synthase subunit alpha; this translates as MNLRPEEISSVIKEQIKRYENKLEMKDVGTVIQVGDGIARIHGLEKCMAGELLQFPGDVYGMTLNLEEDNVGCVLLGSDDTIKEGDIVKRTERIVEVPVGDALLGRVVNALGQPIDGKGPINTDKYREIERVAPGIIARKSVHEPLQTGIKAIDSMIPIGRGQRELIIGDRQTGKTAIAIDTIINQKNTDVICIYVAIGQKKSTVAQIQDTLEKNGAMDYTIVVSATASELAPLQYIAPYAGCAMGEEFMDNGKHVLIIYDDLSKHAVAYRAMSLLLRRPPGREAYPGDVFYLHSRLLERAAKLSDERGAGSLTALPLIETQAGDVSAYIPTNVISITDGQIFLESELFHSGVRPAVNAGISVSRVGGSAQIKAMKKVAGKLRLELAQYRELAAFAQFGSELDKETQARLAQGERIVEVLKQPQYQPVPVENQVMIIYAVTNKYLADIEVEQVGEFEEEFIKFVNTQYAEIGRTIVETGKLEGETEEQLKTALEEFKKKFKAQ